A genomic stretch from Hydrogenimonas urashimensis includes:
- a CDS encoding helix-turn-helix domain-containing protein yields the protein MSQCEMILHHLLDGKSISAIEALNDFGCFRLAARIDELRNDGYDIRTEMVENKATGKRFARYWMPKDEIERIKDVAA from the coding sequence ATGAGCCAGTGTGAAATGATCCTACATCATCTGCTTGACGGCAAATCGATAAGCGCCATCGAAGCGCTCAACGACTTTGGCTGCTTTCGTCTGGCGGCACGGATTGACGAGCTGCGAAACGACGGCTACGACATCCGCACAGAAATGGTCGAGAACAAAGCGACAGGCAAGCGATTCGCGCGGTACTGGATGCCGAAAGATGAAATTGAACGGATTAAGGATGTGGCGGCATGA
- a CDS encoding phage regulatory CII family protein, with protein sequence MIQKHRFIYKAVAEAVEGFGNRHHLQARAHFAPLLGYRGPNGHIQVSSMLNCTTYNPANPKRMSVDQLAVLLYELDEEGREDVLSAILDEYGYNLCKAPDAPQTEADTIHVLQMTLGIDSVHGDLAKTLFEALEDGTIDEDESEAIRKATFNLRKAIRELEEMLK encoded by the coding sequence ATGATCCAAAAACACCGCTTCATCTACAAAGCGGTCGCCGAAGCCGTCGAGGGTTTCGGAAACCGCCACCACCTTCAGGCGCGCGCGCATTTCGCGCCGCTTCTCGGATACCGGGGGCCGAACGGCCACATCCAGGTATCGTCCATGCTCAACTGCACCACATACAACCCGGCCAATCCCAAGCGCATGAGCGTCGATCAGCTCGCCGTGCTGCTTTACGAACTCGACGAAGAGGGCAGGGAAGATGTCTTGAGCGCCATTCTCGACGAGTACGGCTACAACCTCTGCAAGGCGCCAGACGCGCCACAGACAGAAGCTGACACCATTCACGTCCTGCAAATGACGCTCGGCATCGACAGCGTTCACGGCGATCTCGCGAAAACGCTCTTCGAAGCGTTGGAGGACGGGACCATCGACGAAGACGAGAGCGAAGCGATCAGAAAAGCGACGTTCAATCTGCGCAAAGCGATCAGGGAGCTTGAGGAGATGCTGAAATGA
- a CDS encoding helix-turn-helix domain-containing protein, which produces MSWDALSWASKQKTGKPQKKLLLLLLADRSNDDGYCWPSLNRIVADSELSKKTVIKYLKELEADGFIRIIHRTKDGTSLPNHYQINMNGVVKDAGGVVEDVHQGSVGATPGGSVGATPEPVITEPVREPHTIPSQQGTAKQDGQSGWRECDFSVEDVQHRKTAKPTGDERNNTESSTRPKSTECKTDQKEHSSLAGENNPGITARAREAADRAKATGVLNVIKAECFHMGAKGRLPQNEYLNALEYALKIDDPKRFVQAFKAHIAEKGRYAMKLVNFMADYVASAKPAKKRKNYVEVM; this is translated from the coding sequence ATGAGCTGGGACGCATTATCTTGGGCATCGAAACAAAAGACTGGAAAACCACAAAAAAAACTGCTGCTTTTACTGCTTGCGGATCGGTCGAATGACGATGGCTACTGTTGGCCGTCATTGAACAGAATCGTTGCCGATTCTGAACTTTCAAAAAAGACCGTTATCAAGTATCTGAAAGAGCTTGAAGCTGACGGCTTTATAAGAATTATTCATAGAACAAAGGACGGAACATCCCTTCCAAATCACTACCAAATAAACATGAACGGGGTAGTTAAAGACGCGGGGGGGGTAGTGGAGGACGTACACCAGGGTAGTGTAGGAGCTACACCAGGGGGTAGTGTAGGAGCTACACCCGAACCTGTAATTACTGAACCCGTAAGAGAACCACACACCATACCCTCTCAGCAAGGAACAGCCAAACAGGACGGGCAAAGCGGCTGGAGAGAGTGTGATTTTTCCGTTGAAGATGTTCAGCATAGGAAAACAGCAAAGCCAACCGGTGACGAACGAAACAACACCGAAAGCTCCACACGTCCCAAAAGCACTGAATGCAAAACAGACCAAAAGGAGCATTCTTCCTTAGCCGGAGAAAATAACCCGGGGATTACCGCGCGCGCACGCGAAGCCGCCGACCGCGCCAAAGCCACCGGCGTGCTGAATGTCATCAAGGCCGAATGCTTCCACATGGGGGCCAAGGGGCGGCTGCCGCAAAACGAGTACCTGAACGCTTTGGAGTACGCGCTGAAGATAGACGACCCAAAGCGATTCGTCCAGGCGTTTAAAGCGCATATCGCCGAAAAAGGGCGTTACGCGATGAAGCTCGTCAATTTCATGGCTGACTACGTCGCCAGCGCGAAACCGGCCAAAAAGCGCAAAAACTACGTCGAGGTGATGTGA
- a CDS encoding phage tail protein, with product MNIDIRSNIRQYIKAFGKIASNDIPYATMVAMNNIAFDALGTIKKEIGAKLNIKGKSIPSAWRVKKATKAKPYAELYVDEWSWQYKVLKHHYTGGDRARKGMEKAMIHMGLMRQDQILTPPPGVKIKPHTYVEMMSQLKLFYKAGFMANETKASRKRRERLRKKGVRYFAIPWHSSGHMHPGVYARVPGINHPVCMLRIADKPNYQKRLHDVAIVRKVIERRGQKHFSEAFARAMAKRKEMGW from the coding sequence ATGAACATAGACATCAGGTCGAACATCAGACAGTACATCAAAGCGTTTGGGAAAATAGCCAGCAATGACATCCCGTACGCGACGATGGTTGCGATGAACAACATCGCATTCGACGCGCTTGGCACGATCAAAAAAGAGATCGGTGCGAAACTCAATATCAAGGGAAAATCAATACCATCCGCGTGGCGTGTCAAAAAAGCGACCAAAGCGAAGCCATACGCAGAACTGTACGTCGATGAATGGAGCTGGCAGTACAAAGTGCTGAAGCATCACTACACAGGCGGCGACCGCGCGCGAAAGGGAATGGAGAAAGCGATGATCCACATGGGATTGATGCGTCAGGATCAGATACTCACACCACCGCCTGGCGTAAAGATCAAGCCGCATACCTATGTTGAGATGATGAGCCAGCTAAAGCTGTTCTACAAGGCAGGGTTCATGGCGAACGAAACGAAGGCGAGCAGAAAAAGAAGGGAGAGACTGAGAAAGAAAGGCGTGAGGTATTTCGCAATCCCGTGGCATTCCTCAGGGCATATGCACCCAGGAGTCTATGCGAGAGTGCCAGGCATAAACCATCCTGTCTGCATGTTGCGCATAGCCGATAAGCCCAACTATCAGAAGAGGCTGCATGACGTGGCAATCGTGCGAAAGGTTATCGAGCGAAGAGGGCAGAAGCATTTCTCCGAAGCGTTCGCCAGGGCGATGGCAAAGCGGAAGGAGATGGGATGGTGA
- a CDS encoding AAA family ATPase, with amino-acid sequence MKIEMLSSIEPSEASFILTSFMPIPRNAVTLLSSAGGVGKTRLALIMAARHVMETGEVSALWLTEDYPGQVRAIFNAMAADGLVNPDALPKMALILDAPPQLAKREMGLFKANYDEIQKIGDRLIDIGARFVVFDPLLAFYGGNENDNSEARVFIQAFAEWAKASQITTLIIHHANKDGASRGATAFHDGVRARYELSFIVDDEGEPDIDKLEMGYRKCALKKDNWGVRKHLWKLTDGKDHFEIKIATPMHRPEPKTEGMVVIDFPENVA; translated from the coding sequence ATGAAGATCGAGATGCTCTCCTCCATCGAACCGTCCGAAGCGTCGTTCATTCTTACAAGCTTCATGCCGATCCCGCGCAATGCCGTGACGCTGCTGTCGTCTGCCGGGGGTGTTGGAAAGACGAGGCTTGCGCTCATCATGGCGGCCAGGCACGTCATGGAGACCGGGGAGGTCAGCGCGTTGTGGCTGACGGAAGACTATCCCGGGCAAGTGCGGGCGATTTTCAACGCAATGGCGGCAGACGGCCTGGTCAATCCCGACGCATTGCCGAAGATGGCGCTGATACTTGACGCGCCGCCGCAATTGGCGAAGCGGGAAATGGGGCTTTTCAAGGCCAACTACGACGAAATCCAAAAGATCGGCGACAGGCTCATCGACATTGGCGCGAGGTTCGTGGTATTCGATCCGCTGCTGGCATTTTATGGCGGGAACGAAAACGACAACTCCGAAGCGCGTGTATTCATCCAGGCGTTCGCGGAATGGGCGAAAGCGTCTCAGATCACGACGCTCATTATCCACCACGCCAACAAAGACGGAGCCAGCAGGGGCGCGACGGCGTTTCACGATGGCGTGAGGGCGCGGTACGAATTGTCGTTCATCGTTGACGACGAAGGGGAACCAGACATAGACAAGCTGGAGATGGGTTATCGAAAGTGCGCGCTCAAAAAGGACAACTGGGGCGTACGGAAGCATCTTTGGAAGCTGACGGACGGCAAAGACCATTTCGAAATCAAAATCGCCACACCGATGCATCGACCTGAACCTAAAACCGAAGGCATGGTCGTGATCGACTTCCCGGAGAATGTGGCATGA
- a CDS encoding phage terminase large subunit family protein yields MTDYLNRIENVWRKAMAVMAPPPKLKVSEWADRYRMLSAEASAEPGRWDTSRAEYQRDIMDAFVDPSIHTIVWMSSAQTGKTEQLLNIIGYFISQDPSPILMLQPTLEMAQTFSKDRLAPMIRDTKALHGLIDYKARASGNTILHKTFPGGHITMAGANSPASLASRPVRIVLCDEIDRYPPSAGAEGDPVNLAFKRSTTFWNKKRMLVSTPTIKGLSRIEMAYEESDKRKFHVPCPQCGKTQVLKWSNVVWENDDPFTAAYACEACGSLWSDAQRWGAVTKGRWIADRETNGVAGFWLNEIYSPWVKLSEMAANFLEAKKSPHTLKTFVNTSLGETWEEDQGEGVDDIDFSQHVSDYEKVPAKAAVLVAGVDVQDDRLEGEIKAFGEGEESWGIKPFVIHGSPALDSTWQQLEDIIFDEYDSELGVKLPVSCTCIDSGGHFTDEVYKFCKRHAMRRVYAVKGSSTPGKPIVSRPSTSNKYGVKLFMVGTDTAKELIYARLKIEEHSPGYYHFSDRYDAEYFAQLTAEKVVTRYHKGFQRREWVKTRARNEALDINVYALAAVRILNPNYKAVAHRHKNGINRPKRKKRRQTDNWGDII; encoded by the coding sequence ATGACGGACTACCTGAATCGTATCGAAAACGTCTGGCGGAAAGCCATGGCGGTGATGGCCCCGCCGCCGAAACTGAAAGTAAGTGAATGGGCCGATAGGTACCGTATGTTGTCCGCCGAAGCGAGTGCGGAGCCCGGTCGGTGGGACACGAGCAGAGCGGAATACCAGCGTGACATAATGGACGCTTTCGTCGATCCGTCCATCCACACCATCGTTTGGATGTCGAGCGCCCAGACTGGCAAAACGGAGCAGCTGCTCAATATTATCGGCTATTTCATCTCTCAAGACCCGTCGCCAATCTTGATGCTTCAGCCTACGCTTGAAATGGCGCAAACCTTCTCAAAAGACCGTCTGGCCCCGATGATTCGAGATACCAAAGCATTGCACGGGCTCATCGACTACAAGGCGCGTGCAAGCGGAAACACGATTCTGCACAAAACCTTTCCCGGGGGCCATATCACGATGGCGGGAGCGAACTCTCCGGCTTCGCTGGCTTCAAGACCGGTGCGCATCGTGCTTTGCGACGAGATCGATCGCTATCCTCCAAGCGCCGGTGCGGAGGGCGACCCTGTCAACCTGGCCTTCAAGCGTTCCACGACCTTTTGGAACAAAAAGCGGATGCTTGTCTCAACCCCGACTATCAAAGGCCTGTCGCGCATTGAGATGGCTTACGAAGAGAGCGACAAGCGCAAATTTCACGTGCCATGCCCGCAGTGTGGCAAAACGCAGGTGCTGAAGTGGAGCAACGTCGTGTGGGAAAATGATGACCCGTTCACCGCAGCGTATGCCTGCGAAGCGTGCGGGTCGCTATGGTCGGACGCGCAAAGATGGGGCGCGGTAACAAAAGGGCGGTGGATCGCCGATAGAGAGACCAACGGAGTGGCGGGATTTTGGCTGAACGAAATCTACAGCCCGTGGGTGAAGCTCTCCGAAATGGCGGCCAACTTCCTGGAAGCCAAAAAGAGCCCCCACACCCTCAAAACCTTCGTCAACACCTCATTGGGCGAGACGTGGGAGGAGGACCAGGGCGAGGGGGTGGACGACATCGACTTTTCGCAGCATGTCTCCGATTACGAAAAGGTGCCGGCAAAGGCCGCCGTGCTGGTCGCGGGAGTGGATGTGCAGGACGATCGCCTGGAAGGGGAGATCAAAGCTTTCGGAGAGGGTGAGGAGAGCTGGGGCATCAAACCCTTCGTTATCCACGGCAGCCCGGCGCTCGATAGCACGTGGCAACAATTGGAGGATATCATCTTCGACGAATACGACAGCGAGCTTGGCGTGAAGCTGCCGGTTTCTTGCACCTGCATCGACTCAGGCGGCCACTTCACCGACGAGGTGTACAAGTTTTGCAAGCGGCACGCCATGCGGCGCGTCTATGCCGTCAAGGGCTCTTCCACGCCAGGCAAACCGATCGTGTCGCGCCCGTCGACATCGAACAAATACGGCGTGAAGCTCTTCATGGTCGGCACCGATACCGCCAAAGAGCTCATCTATGCCAGGCTGAAAATCGAAGAGCACTCACCAGGCTATTACCACTTCAGCGATCGGTACGACGCGGAATATTTCGCGCAGCTGACCGCCGAGAAGGTCGTAACGCGCTACCACAAAGGCTTTCAGCGCAGAGAGTGGGTCAAAACGCGCGCCCGCAACGAAGCGCTGGACATCAACGTCTATGCGCTTGCGGCGGTGCGGATACTCAACCCAAACTACAAGGCGGTGGCGCATCGGCATAAAAACGGTATCAATAGGCCAAAAAGAAAAAAACGCAGGCAAACAGACAATTGGGGTGACATCATTTAA
- a CDS encoding Mu-like prophage major head subunit gpT family protein: MPRRKLNAEKIVGGTLNRRAAIDKTAIDTETRRVSILISTETPIRRTDWWSGEKYDEVLLHGEENIDLTRAGSAKLRWMHGSGRYGELPIGRLENVRLENRELRADAVFSTVNPDADMLWRMVEEGTLTEISVGGVKREVRITERDGDVPLVEVTRWEFQEASLVDIGADPSASIGRKQQEGETMDKIEELKRQLAALRKGGADAEAIERKMDEITRAIEAIGGDLAAFKKENADLKRRDEIKSLASKHGDILTEEELQRFLDYENKSADDLARYLLDRQSAKDVSPGHMQGVQVGDDSKKEEIMRAATDALIIRSGVKLDNPHDGSREFMAANLSDIMRAVTGYDGYSRDEMIKRAMSTSDFPVLLGNVANRVLSAAYEEAEGTFDIWTASTELPDFKTRTEASRGRLAGRLRKLTEYGETKKKESKENSESWRLYSYGDEVTLSREMIINDDLGAFTDLVQDFARMAKRTANGLVYDLLQKKGEFASYKMADGKPIFDAAHNNVAASGAQPSIDTLTQGRIKMRRQKDAAGTALNINPRYIIAAPENETLVRQLLTSEAAMGQDNPGVVNPFRGALDIVVDAELDADPWYLAASRRTIKVGYLAGTGRRPIVAEKERNLRYVTYECVFDFGLFAEDFRGLYKNAGA; this comes from the coding sequence ATGCCGAGACGCAAGCTAAATGCGGAAAAAATCGTCGGCGGGACGTTGAACAGACGCGCCGCGATTGACAAAACCGCCATCGATACAGAAACCCGGCGCGTTTCGATTCTGATATCAACCGAAACGCCAATCCGACGCACCGATTGGTGGAGCGGCGAAAAATACGATGAAGTTCTTCTTCACGGGGAAGAGAACATAGACCTCACCAGGGCAGGTTCAGCCAAATTGCGCTGGATGCACGGCTCAGGCAGGTACGGGGAGCTTCCTATCGGCAGACTCGAGAATGTGCGTCTTGAAAATCGAGAACTTCGAGCCGACGCAGTTTTTTCCACGGTAAACCCAGACGCAGACATGCTGTGGCGCATGGTGGAGGAGGGCACGCTGACTGAAATATCCGTCGGGGGAGTGAAACGCGAGGTCAGGATCACGGAGCGCGACGGCGATGTGCCGCTCGTAGAGGTGACGCGATGGGAATTCCAGGAAGCGTCTTTGGTCGACATCGGTGCCGATCCATCAGCTAGCATCGGTAGAAAACAACAAGAAGGAGAGACGATGGACAAAATCGAAGAACTGAAGCGGCAGCTTGCCGCATTGCGAAAGGGTGGCGCCGACGCAGAAGCGATCGAGCGCAAAATGGATGAGATCACGCGGGCTATCGAGGCCATCGGAGGCGATCTCGCTGCGTTCAAAAAAGAGAATGCCGATCTGAAGCGACGCGACGAGATCAAGAGTCTCGCGTCAAAGCACGGCGACATTCTGACGGAAGAGGAACTGCAGCGTTTTCTCGACTACGAAAACAAGAGCGCTGACGATCTCGCCAGATATCTGCTCGACAGACAGAGCGCAAAAGACGTTAGCCCAGGGCACATGCAGGGAGTGCAGGTAGGAGACGACAGCAAAAAAGAGGAGATCATGCGCGCAGCTACCGACGCATTGATCATTCGCTCCGGCGTCAAACTCGACAATCCGCACGACGGCAGCCGTGAGTTCATGGCCGCAAATCTCAGCGACATCATGCGGGCGGTGACGGGATATGACGGATACAGCCGTGACGAGATGATCAAGCGCGCCATGAGCACAAGCGATTTTCCCGTTCTTCTCGGCAATGTGGCGAACCGTGTGCTTTCCGCAGCCTACGAAGAGGCAGAGGGAACATTTGACATTTGGACCGCATCGACGGAACTGCCCGACTTCAAAACACGGACAGAGGCAAGTCGTGGACGCCTTGCTGGACGATTGCGCAAGCTGACGGAATACGGAGAGACGAAAAAGAAAGAGTCGAAAGAGAATTCCGAAAGCTGGCGACTTTACAGCTATGGCGACGAAGTGACGCTTAGCCGAGAAATGATCATCAACGACGATCTTGGCGCGTTCACCGACCTTGTTCAGGATTTTGCGCGCATGGCAAAGCGCACCGCCAACGGGCTGGTCTACGACCTGCTGCAGAAGAAGGGCGAATTCGCTTCCTACAAAATGGCCGACGGCAAACCGATTTTCGACGCAGCGCACAACAATGTCGCCGCATCGGGCGCACAGCCGTCAATCGACACGCTGACCCAGGGGCGAATCAAAATGCGCCGACAGAAAGATGCCGCGGGAACAGCGCTCAATATCAACCCTCGGTATATCATCGCAGCGCCGGAGAACGAGACCCTTGTGAGGCAGCTTCTTACGAGCGAAGCGGCAATGGGGCAAGACAACCCAGGTGTCGTAAACCCGTTCCGCGGCGCACTCGATATTGTCGTCGATGCGGAGCTCGATGCCGATCCGTGGTACCTTGCCGCGAGCCGGCGCACCATCAAGGTCGGATATCTCGCCGGAACTGGCCGACGTCCCATCGTCGCTGAAAAAGAGCGCAACCTGCGCTATGTGACTTACGAATGCGTGTTCGACTTCGGACTCTTTGCGGAAGACTTCCGCGGACTTTACAAAAACGCCGGTGCATAA
- a CDS encoding SHOCT domain-containing protein has translation MGSIGFWLAFFVFCFLVAMYAEKLHRSGIAYFIASIFFSPLIVFLYLLIAGDAQKTGDNKNNGNTFNDKNVSIPISSEDEWEKLKFDIRKLFPSLDSIEVDDQFRFIATDGNAKIVANRQRDLAKILFYSIDSTPLLEKYKINKSSSTQKGTSEKETIEALEKLSNLYEKGVLTEEEFNNKKEKLLSRI, from the coding sequence ATGGGCTCGATCGGATTTTGGTTGGCATTTTTTGTGTTTTGCTTTCTGGTAGCAATGTATGCAGAAAAACTCCACAGGAGCGGGATTGCTTATTTCATAGCATCTATTTTCTTTTCGCCGTTGATAGTTTTTCTATATCTTTTGATAGCAGGTGACGCACAAAAAACAGGAGACAATAAGAACAATGGCAATACTTTTAATGACAAAAACGTTTCGATCCCTATTAGTAGCGAGGACGAATGGGAAAAATTGAAGTTTGATATTAGAAAATTATTTCCGTCTCTTGATAGTATTGAGGTAGATGACCAATTTAGATTTATCGCGACAGACGGGAACGCGAAGATTGTAGCAAATAGGCAGCGCGATCTTGCAAAAATTTTGTTTTACTCTATTGATTCAACTCCGCTGCTTGAAAAATACAAAATAAATAAATCTTCTTCAACACAAAAAGGAACTTCAGAGAAGGAAACGATAGAAGCATTGGAAAAACTATCAAATCTTTACGAAAAGGGAGTGTTGACCGAAGAAGAATTTAATAACAAAAAAGAGAAGCTATTAAGCAGAATATAA
- a CDS encoding DUF3310 domain-containing protein — protein sequence MTQADGIMAVIDAIGNKDQDNPIEPKHYTEMAISPLEYIEANEKEGWSWAIMNVIKYVSRHKRKNGIEDLKKAAWYLQHEIERLERR from the coding sequence ATGACACAAGCGGACGGGATTATGGCGGTGATCGACGCCATTGGAAACAAAGACCAAGACAATCCGATCGAACCGAAGCACTACACAGAAATGGCAATCAGCCCGCTGGAATACATCGAGGCGAACGAAAAGGAAGGATGGAGCTGGGCCATCATGAACGTCATCAAATACGTCAGCAGGCACAAGCGCAAGAACGGCATCGAGGATCTGAAGAAGGCGGCATGGTATCTTCAGCACGAGATCGAAAGGCTGGAGAGAAGATGA
- a CDS encoding DNA cytosine methyltransferase yields MALFAGAGGGILGGKILDWRTVCAVEIDEYARHVLVARQNDGTFDPFPIWDDVRTFDGRPWRGIVDVVSGGFPCQDISIAGKGKGLEGERSGLWSEMARIIGEVRPRYVFVENSPMLVSRGLDRVLADLAALRLNAVWGVVGADDAGASHRRKRLWILAYADGMRELQQTERRDEQRDWVGDCRRWPPEPGVGRVVDGLAHRTHRLKALGNGQVPRVVAMAWRILMREAMG; encoded by the coding sequence TTGGCTTTATTCGCGGGCGCTGGCGGAGGCATACTTGGCGGCAAAATCCTCGATTGGCGAACGGTCTGTGCGGTCGAGATCGACGAGTATGCCAGACATGTACTCGTCGCACGTCAGAACGACGGAACGTTCGACCCGTTCCCGATATGGGATGACGTGCGAACGTTTGACGGAAGACCGTGGAGAGGCATTGTTGACGTGGTTTCGGGAGGCTTCCCGTGCCAGGACATCTCCATCGCCGGAAAAGGAAAAGGACTTGAAGGAGAGCGAAGCGGGCTCTGGTCGGAAATGGCGAGAATTATCGGTGAAGTACGACCCAGATACGTCTTCGTGGAAAACTCACCGATGCTTGTTTCCAGGGGACTCGATCGAGTGCTTGCCGACCTTGCCGCGCTTCGGCTTAATGCGGTATGGGGAGTTGTGGGAGCGGACGACGCCGGCGCTTCACACCGTAGAAAGAGATTGTGGATATTGGCCTACGCCGACGGTATGCGGGAATTACAACAGACCGAAAGACGGGACGAACAGCGGGACTGGGTTGGCGACTGCCGTAGGTGGCCGCCTGAACCCGGAGTGGGTCGAGTGGTTGATGGCTTGGCCCATCGGACACACCGACTTAAAGCCCTTGGAAACGGACAGGTTCCGAGAGTGGTGGCGATGGCATGGAGAATTTTGATGCGGGAGGCGATGGGATGA
- a CDS encoding phage portal protein, whose translation MSFRDSLRRFIARQAAKIVRSYYEGGKRTTNRDFNNSVNAPFEATAAMDRDTMRARARWLHENNGIMANIDAAIVNNTVGNGLKLQIKSEDKNLNRRIEKLWERWCEKEFCDMTRRLHFGDMQRVILAQRMMDGEIIVAKRYPKDRKNPFRLQLVEADRIDSTLQNYNDADGIYADGIILDKDGAPKRYVIRQENFKSKEIPAANIIHYFKITNRATQYRGISEYRQSIIDLRNFAGYQSAFIKAARARANVAYFIETADLEARLAAKDAGLDGDPIEDINDIIVEYLSPGEKPHLLAANMNGDDHERFVKSAVRLIAVSRQVSYELAFRDYSQVNFSSARASIIQDHKRFSHEQVHLVTYVLRPIFNEWLMRNVYAGNIEGLSAVSLENNRDDFAPVWIPPKREWVDPLKDIKAIEAELNLGITTLKQVAGSRGEDLEDLIAQRKEEIRMLKEAGIQADDV comes from the coding sequence TTGTCTTTTCGTGATTCACTCAGAAGGTTCATCGCAAGGCAGGCCGCAAAAATCGTAAGAAGTTACTACGAGGGCGGCAAACGCACCACCAACCGCGACTTCAACAATTCCGTCAATGCTCCGTTCGAGGCGACCGCTGCAATGGACCGCGACACGATGCGGGCCCGCGCCAGGTGGCTGCACGAAAACAACGGCATCATGGCAAACATCGACGCCGCAATAGTCAACAACACCGTTGGCAACGGCTTGAAGCTGCAGATCAAAAGCGAAGATAAAAATCTCAACCGCCGCATCGAAAAATTGTGGGAGCGCTGGTGCGAAAAAGAGTTTTGCGATATGACGCGCCGACTTCATTTTGGCGATATGCAGCGCGTTATTCTCGCGCAACGTATGATGGACGGGGAAATCATTGTCGCAAAACGGTATCCGAAAGACAGGAAAAACCCATTTCGTCTTCAGCTTGTTGAAGCTGACCGCATCGACTCGACGCTGCAAAACTATAACGACGCCGACGGCATCTATGCCGACGGCATCATTCTCGACAAAGACGGCGCGCCCAAGCGCTATGTTATCCGTCAGGAGAATTTCAAGAGCAAAGAGATCCCAGCCGCCAACATTATCCACTACTTCAAGATAACAAATCGCGCCACCCAGTATCGCGGCATCTCCGAATATCGCCAAAGCATCATCGACCTGCGCAACTTCGCTGGGTATCAGAGCGCATTTATCAAAGCAGCACGGGCGCGTGCGAACGTGGCCTATTTCATCGAGACCGCCGACCTTGAGGCGAGGCTGGCCGCCAAAGACGCCGGGCTTGACGGCGACCCGATCGAGGATATCAACGATATTATCGTCGAGTACCTATCTCCGGGCGAAAAGCCCCATTTGCTGGCAGCGAATATGAACGGCGACGATCACGAGCGTTTCGTCAAGAGCGCGGTTCGACTCATCGCCGTCAGCCGTCAAGTCAGTTACGAGCTGGCCTTCAGGGACTATTCGCAGGTCAACTTCTCCAGCGCAAGGGCCTCCATCATCCAGGACCACAAGCGCTTCTCCCACGAGCAGGTGCATCTGGTCACCTATGTTTTGCGCCCCATCTTCAACGAGTGGCTGATGCGCAATGTCTACGCAGGAAACATAGAGGGGCTGAGCGCGGTAAGCCTGGAAAACAACCGCGATGATTTTGCGCCTGTTTGGATACCGCCAAAGCGGGAGTGGGTCGATCCGCTCAAGGACATCAAGGCGATCGAAGCCGAACTGAACCTTGGCATCACCACGCTCAAACAGGTGGCCGGAAGCCGCGGGGAGGATTTGGAGGACTTGATCGCTCAACGCAAAGAGGAGATCAGGATGCTCAAAGAGGCCGGGATACAGGCGGATGATGTTTAG
- a CDS encoding ImmA/IrrE family metallo-endopeptidase, translating into MCGIDFEKISKISPNKLLEISGIVKPPVDPYLIAEKIGIKVDESLDWDKLTYDGEIYLSKTGCPEIWINPTDHINRRKFTLAHEIGHLVYDVIPNIDKFKDPIKDDYTTLRRGATRDLKEVVANRYAANLLMPETMIIDIGSKILEEYRESEKKEKIPRDLFIKIMAKKFEVSEQAMEIRLKTLNII; encoded by the coding sequence ATGTGTGGAATTGATTTCGAAAAAATATCAAAAATTAGTCCAAATAAATTATTAGAAATATCCGGTATAGTTAAGCCTCCAGTAGACCCTTATTTAATCGCGGAAAAAATCGGAATAAAAGTCGATGAGTCGTTAGATTGGGATAAATTAACATATGATGGAGAGATATATTTATCTAAAACAGGTTGTCCTGAGATTTGGATCAATCCTACCGATCATATAAATCGGCGAAAATTTACTCTTGCCCATGAAATAGGTCATCTCGTTTATGATGTTATACCAAATATTGACAAATTCAAAGACCCAATAAAAGATGATTATACAACATTAAGACGTGGCGCAACTCGTGATTTAAAAGAGGTGGTTGCCAATAGATATGCAGCAAATTTGTTGATGCCTGAAACGATGATTATAGATATTGGATCAAAAATCCTTGAAGAGTATAGAGAATCTGAAAAAAAAGAAAAAATACCAAGAGATTTGTTTATAAAAATAATGGCAAAAAAATTTGAAGTATCTGAGCAGGCAATGGAGATTAGATTAAAAACATTGAATATTATTTAA